A single genomic interval of Bacillus smithii harbors:
- the xylB gene encoding xylulokinase, with the protein MKYVIGIDLGTSSVKVLLVDQNGKVKHSVSKDYPLIQRQPGYSEQDPEEWVQKTILALKQLVEESNVHPDDIEGISYSGQMHGLVLLDEHGNVIRNAILWNDTRTTSQCKKIDQQLGGKLLEITKNPALEGFTLPKLLWVKEQEPENLSKASVFLLPKDYLRFRMTGQLNMDYSDAAGTLILDILNKSWSTDILRTLEIPISICPPLVETEDYVGNLLSEVAEKTGLSPSTKVFAGGADNACGAIGAGILSEGKALCSIGTSGVFLSYENDKNRNFGGKVHFFNHGKKDAYYTMGVTLAAGYSLNWFKETFAANESFSHLLEEASLSPIGANGLIFTPYLVGERTPYADAKIRGTFTGIDGSHQKRDFVRAVIEGIVFSINESVEIFRNYGKTIDTVVSIGGGAKSDLWLQIQADVFNAKVVKLQNEQGPGMGAAMIAAVGLGWFSSLEECAEAFISTAEIYEPNPENVKRYKAFYQVYKDVYPQTVAINHQLFDLRAMKKRPFPLL; encoded by the coding sequence ATGAAATATGTCATTGGTATTGATCTTGGAACAAGTTCTGTAAAAGTGCTGCTGGTCGACCAAAATGGGAAAGTGAAGCATTCGGTGTCAAAAGATTATCCGCTTATTCAACGACAACCTGGTTATAGTGAACAAGATCCTGAAGAATGGGTTCAAAAAACGATATTGGCGTTGAAACAACTGGTTGAGGAATCGAACGTGCATCCGGATGATATTGAAGGAATCAGTTATTCTGGACAAATGCACGGTCTCGTGCTGCTTGATGAACATGGCAATGTGATTCGAAATGCGATTTTATGGAACGATACAAGAACGACGTCGCAATGTAAGAAGATTGATCAGCAATTAGGCGGCAAATTGCTTGAAATCACCAAAAACCCTGCATTAGAAGGATTCACTTTGCCAAAATTGCTTTGGGTAAAAGAACAAGAACCTGAAAATTTAAGCAAAGCGAGCGTCTTTTTACTGCCAAAAGATTATCTGCGTTTTCGTATGACCGGACAATTAAACATGGATTATTCGGATGCTGCCGGCACTCTTATTTTGGATATTCTCAATAAGTCTTGGAGTACGGATATACTCCGCACGTTAGAAATTCCAATCAGCATTTGTCCGCCTTTAGTTGAAACAGAAGATTATGTAGGGAACCTGCTGTCTGAAGTGGCTGAAAAAACAGGCTTATCCCCCTCTACCAAAGTTTTTGCCGGTGGAGCTGACAACGCTTGTGGAGCCATCGGCGCTGGTATTTTGTCAGAGGGAAAAGCACTGTGCAGTATCGGAACATCCGGTGTTTTTCTATCCTATGAGAACGACAAAAATCGAAATTTTGGAGGAAAAGTACATTTTTTTAATCATGGGAAAAAAGATGCCTACTATACGATGGGCGTAACGCTTGCTGCAGGCTACAGTCTAAATTGGTTTAAGGAGACCTTTGCCGCAAATGAATCTTTTTCTCATTTATTGGAAGAAGCGTCTTTATCACCAATCGGTGCGAATGGTTTGATATTCACTCCTTATTTAGTGGGGGAACGGACCCCGTATGCAGATGCCAAAATAAGAGGAACATTTACAGGAATTGATGGTTCTCATCAAAAACGGGATTTTGTCCGAGCTGTTATAGAAGGGATCGTTTTCTCTATCAACGAAAGCGTTGAAATATTCCGTAATTATGGCAAGACGATCGATACGGTTGTCTCGATTGGCGGCGGCGCTAAAAGCGATTTGTGGCTGCAAATCCAAGCCGATGTATTTAATGCAAAAGTGGTGAAATTGCAAAACGAGCAAGGACCAGGCATGGGGGCTGCCATGATTGCCGCAGTCGGATTAGGTTGGTTTTCATCGCTTGAGGAATGTGCGGAGGCGTTTATTTCAACAGCTGAAATATATGAACCCAATCCTGAAAATGTTAAACGATATAAAGCGTTTTATCAAGTTTATAAAGATGTGTATCCACAAACCGTTGCGATCAATCATCAATTATTTGATCTTAGAGCCATGAAAAAGCGTCCATTTCCTTTGCTTTGA
- a CDS encoding sugar porter family MFS transporter yields MKLKVSNGLIYFFGALGGLLFGYDTGVISGAILFIKKDLNLTSWTEGIVVSSILLGCMIGAAISGGLSDRLGRRKVVLMAATIFCIGALGTALAPNTSVLIFFRIVLGLAVGSASTLVPMYLSEMAPTSIRGALSSLNQLMIMTGILLAYIVNYLFSSIEGWRWMLGVAFIPGLLLLIGMFFLPESPRWLLKQGRENEARSILNHMRKGRGVEEEIDEIKLANQLEQEQGGWKEVKERWVRPALIVGIGLAVFQQIIGCNTVLYYAPTTFTNVGLGASAAILGTVGIGIVNVIITAIAVMIIDKVGRKPLLLIGNAGMSISLFVLGIVNALSGPTAAASWTTVICLAVYIAFFSLSWGPVVWVMLSEIFPLSIRGIGMGIGSVANWLSNLIVSLTFPKLIEQFGISTMFIVYGIMGVLAFLFVSTKVSETKGKSLEQIELELRQKTNKEKHADWSQTVNK; encoded by the coding sequence ATGAAATTGAAAGTAAGCAATGGACTTATTTATTTCTTTGGTGCATTGGGCGGTCTATTATTTGGTTATGATACCGGGGTTATTTCAGGAGCTATTTTGTTTATCAAAAAAGATTTGAATCTTACCTCGTGGACTGAGGGGATCGTCGTCAGCTCCATTTTATTAGGCTGTATGATCGGAGCGGCTATCAGTGGAGGCTTGTCCGATCGATTAGGCCGTCGTAAAGTGGTGCTCATGGCTGCAACGATTTTTTGTATAGGAGCGTTAGGTACGGCTTTAGCGCCCAATACATCGGTATTGATCTTTTTCAGAATAGTGCTTGGTTTAGCTGTCGGAAGTGCTTCGACCCTTGTACCTATGTATCTTTCCGAAATGGCGCCTACCTCCATTCGCGGAGCCTTGTCTAGTTTGAACCAATTGATGATTATGACAGGTATTTTGCTCGCCTATATCGTAAACTATCTTTTCAGTTCCATAGAAGGATGGAGATGGATGCTCGGAGTCGCCTTCATCCCGGGGTTGCTGCTCTTAATCGGAATGTTCTTTTTACCGGAAAGTCCAAGATGGCTATTAAAACAAGGTCGTGAAAATGAAGCCCGCTCCATTTTAAATCACATGCGCAAAGGAAGAGGAGTCGAAGAAGAAATAGATGAAATTAAATTGGCCAACCAACTTGAACAGGAACAAGGCGGTTGGAAAGAAGTGAAAGAAAGATGGGTAAGACCTGCATTAATCGTCGGAATTGGTCTGGCTGTCTTCCAACAAATTATAGGATGTAATACGGTGCTATACTATGCTCCCACTACATTTACAAATGTTGGGCTTGGAGCGTCTGCCGCGATTCTAGGAACTGTCGGTATCGGGATTGTCAATGTCATCATTACGGCAATTGCTGTTATGATCATTGATAAAGTTGGGAGAAAACCGTTGCTCTTAATTGGAAATGCCGGTATGTCGATTTCTTTGTTTGTACTCGGTATTGTAAACGCTTTATCAGGGCCGACAGCTGCAGCAAGTTGGACCACTGTCATCTGTTTAGCAGTATACATCGCATTCTTCTCTCTTAGTTGGGGACCTGTTGTATGGGTAATGCTTTCAGAAATTTTTCCTTTGAGCATTCGAGGAATTGGTATGGGAATTGGAAGTGTTGCTAACTGGCTATCCAACTTGATTGTTTCTTTAACATTCCCTAAACTCATTGAACAATTTGGCATCAGCACAATGTTTATAGTCTACGGTATTATGGGCGTTCTTGCTTTCCTATTTGTAAGCACAAAAGTTTCAGAAACGAAAGGAAAAAGTCTTGAACAAATTGAGCTGGAACTTAGACAAAAAACTAATAAGGAAAAACATGCAGATTGGTCACAAACCGTAAATAAATAA
- a CDS encoding glycosyltransferase family 4 protein, producing the protein MKILMICTEKLPVPPVRGGAIQTYISGVLPHLSKHHDITVLGTDDPSLPDQETVDGIHYVRVPGKIFEIYREGVIRYIESNSFDLIHIFNRPRLVIPVRKAAPHSKITLSMHNDMFNAEKIDSEEATAALEEVSGIVTVSDYVGNVIRQLYPQASSKIRTIYSGVDIERFLPGSHPKMQKKRKEIRKANGLEGKTVLLFAGRLSRNKGVDKLVRALPELSRKFKDLALVIVGSNWFSQNNITDYVAYVRALAKKLPVPVITTGFVAPDEIQNWFAAADLFVCTSQWQEPLARVHYEAMAAGLPIVTTARGGNPEVIHSGENGLVVENPEDPKDFVAKISQILSDKSLMKKMGERGRELAVSQYQWDRVASEILEVWSQANHAIPTSDTEQENTEKTSANEVKHKKDKESEYEAKHKKDKKSEPEDKIKYTILDVDGETVRKSIWYSKHYKRSHDNRHTRRRHKRSSHSYSNRRTHRRKKRRGRGDSTSRRRRDS; encoded by the coding sequence ATGAAAATTTTGATGATCTGTACGGAAAAGCTCCCTGTGCCTCCCGTACGAGGAGGAGCGATTCAAACTTATATTTCCGGTGTTCTTCCACATTTAAGCAAGCATCATGATATTACCGTTTTAGGGACTGATGATCCTTCTCTTCCTGATCAAGAAACTGTAGACGGCATTCATTATGTACGTGTACCGGGAAAAATCTTCGAAATATATCGAGAAGGTGTGATTCGATATATTGAATCAAACTCATTCGACCTTATCCACATTTTTAACCGTCCACGCCTTGTCATTCCTGTCCGTAAGGCCGCTCCTCATTCTAAGATAACCTTAAGCATGCACAATGATATGTTCAATGCGGAAAAAATCGATTCAGAAGAAGCAACCGCAGCTTTGGAAGAAGTTTCTGGTATTGTAACGGTCAGTGATTATGTTGGGAATGTCATACGTCAACTTTATCCACAAGCATCGTCAAAGATTCGCACGATTTATTCCGGAGTAGATATCGAGAGATTTTTACCCGGAAGTCATCCAAAGATGCAAAAAAAACGCAAGGAAATTCGAAAAGCGAATGGTTTAGAGGGCAAAACGGTGCTTTTATTCGCCGGAAGGCTTTCGCGCAATAAAGGGGTCGATAAATTAGTTAGAGCCTTGCCTGAACTTTCAAGAAAATTCAAAGATTTAGCTCTCGTTATTGTAGGCAGCAATTGGTTTAGCCAAAATAACATAACCGATTATGTGGCTTACGTACGAGCATTAGCCAAAAAGCTGCCAGTGCCGGTTATAACAACAGGCTTTGTGGCACCGGATGAAATACAGAATTGGTTTGCTGCAGCTGATTTATTTGTATGTACTTCGCAATGGCAAGAACCGCTAGCTCGGGTGCATTATGAAGCAATGGCAGCAGGACTTCCGATCGTCACAACCGCACGGGGCGGCAACCCGGAAGTCATTCATTCAGGAGAAAATGGTCTTGTTGTAGAAAACCCGGAAGATCCCAAAGATTTCGTAGCAAAAATCTCCCAAATTTTATCTGACAAATCTTTAATGAAAAAAATGGGAGAAAGAGGAAGAGAACTGGCTGTTTCCCAGTATCAATGGGATCGGGTGGCATCCGAGATACTGGAGGTTTGGAGTCAAGCAAATCATGCGATTCCAACTTCAGACACTGAACAAGAAAATACAGAAAAAACGAGTGCAAATGAAGTGAAACATAAAAAGGATAAAGAATCGGAATATGAAGCGAAACATAAAAAGGATAAAAAATCGGAACCTGAAGATAAGATTAAATACACCATATTGGATGTGGATGGAGAAACCGTCAGAAAAAGCATATGGTATTCCAAGCACTATAAACGCAGCCATGATAATAGGCATACACGCAGACGCCATAAAAGAAGTTCCCACAGCTATAGTAATAGGCGTACACACAGGCGCAAAAAAAGACGCGGACGAGGAGACAGTACGAGCCGAAGACGCAGAGACAGTTAA
- a CDS encoding DUF3231 family protein, whose product MILEQGKQGRLTSGEISHLWSQYLNDSASICMLTYFLEKVEDADIKPIIEHALQLSKDHIQKIATIFINEKNVIPHGFKLEEDVDLNAPRLYSDIFILQFIHQMAKIGLISYSISLSVAVRPDVTNFYSDCLTESQNLYKTAKDVLLSKGLYIKAPYLPELDHVEFVKKQGFILDFFGEKRPLTALEIANLYANFQRNALGKATLDGFSQVAKSKVATQFFQRGVEISKKHIQLFREKLEESDLSVPITWDSEITESTAHTFSEKLMMFYTTSLISLSVGYYGFSVASSPRIDIGILYNRVILEIQKYAEDGANIMIKNRWMEQPPMAPDRKELAKKNAQS is encoded by the coding sequence ATGATTTTGGAGCAGGGAAAACAGGGCAGGCTAACTTCCGGAGAAATATCGCATCTATGGAGTCAATATTTGAACGATAGTGCAAGTATTTGCATGCTAACTTATTTTTTAGAAAAGGTCGAGGACGCGGATATAAAACCAATTATCGAGCATGCGTTGCAATTATCCAAAGATCATATTCAAAAGATTGCTACTATTTTTATAAATGAAAAGAATGTGATTCCTCATGGCTTTAAACTAGAAGAGGATGTTGATTTAAATGCTCCTAGATTGTATTCAGATATCTTTATATTACAATTTATACATCAGATGGCTAAGATAGGACTTATTTCTTATTCCATCAGTTTGTCTGTAGCTGTAAGGCCTGACGTTACAAACTTCTATAGCGATTGCCTCACTGAGTCGCAGAATTTATATAAAACGGCAAAGGATGTACTGCTTTCAAAAGGGCTATACATAAAGGCTCCTTATCTGCCTGAATTGGATCATGTTGAATTTGTGAAAAAGCAAGGCTTTATTTTAGATTTCTTTGGTGAAAAAAGGCCATTAACTGCATTGGAAATAGCAAATCTATATGCAAACTTTCAAAGAAATGCATTGGGAAAAGCGACGCTTGATGGATTCAGTCAAGTGGCCAAGTCTAAAGTTGCCACACAATTTTTTCAAAGAGGTGTAGAAATTTCAAAAAAGCATATTCAATTATTTAGGGAAAAATTAGAAGAAAGCGATCTTTCCGTACCGATCACTTGGGATTCAGAAATTACAGAAAGTACAGCTCACACTTTTTCGGAAAAACTCATGATGTTTTATACAACTTCTTTGATTTCTTTGAGTGTTGGGTACTATGGTTTTAGTGTTGCTTCTAGTCCTAGAATCGATATTGGAATTCTTTATAACAGAGTCATATTGGAAATACAGAAATATGCTGAAGACGGGGCCAATATCATGATAAAAAATAGATGGATGGAACAGCCTCCTATGGCGCCTGACCGAAAAGAACTGGCCAAGAAAAATGCCCAATCATAG
- the xylA gene encoding xylose isomerase, translating into MTYFPNVGKISYSGNSLKSDLSFRYYNPDEVIAGKTMKDHLRFSVAYWHTFTQDGSDPFGSGTMIRPWNHLKGMDLAKARVEAAFEFFEKLGNPYFCFHDRDIAPEGDTLRETNKNLDVIVSMIKDYMKTSNVKLLWNTANMFTNPRFVHGAASSCNADVFAYAAAQVKKALEIAKELGAENYVFWGGREGYESLLNTDMKFEQENMARFFHMAIDYAKEIGFEGQFLIEPKPKEPTKHQYDFDAATTIAFLKTYDLDKDFKLNLEANHATLAGHTFEHEIRVARIHGLLGSLDANQGDPLLGWDTDEFPTDLYATTLTMYEVLKNGGLGKGGLNFDAKPRRSSFMPDDLFYSHIAGMDSYALGLKVANRLIEDRVFDDFIEERYSSYKEGIGAEIVSGKADFKSLENYIIDKKEIVNESGRIEKLKTTLNQYIVQEAYAENFA; encoded by the coding sequence ATGACTTACTTTCCTAATGTCGGCAAAATCAGTTATTCCGGAAATTCATTAAAAAGTGATCTCTCATTTCGTTATTACAATCCCGACGAAGTCATTGCGGGGAAAACGATGAAAGATCATTTACGTTTCTCGGTTGCTTATTGGCACACTTTTACCCAAGATGGATCTGATCCATTTGGTTCGGGAACGATGATTCGTCCTTGGAATCATTTAAAAGGCATGGATTTAGCAAAAGCAAGAGTAGAAGCAGCTTTTGAATTTTTTGAAAAATTAGGCAACCCATATTTCTGCTTCCATGATCGCGACATCGCTCCTGAAGGGGATACGTTAAGAGAAACGAATAAAAATCTTGATGTGATCGTTTCCATGATAAAAGATTACATGAAAACTAGTAATGTAAAACTTCTATGGAACACTGCGAATATGTTTACAAATCCTAGATTTGTACATGGGGCTGCCTCTTCTTGTAACGCCGATGTTTTTGCTTATGCCGCTGCACAAGTGAAAAAAGCGCTTGAAATCGCCAAAGAATTAGGAGCGGAAAACTATGTGTTCTGGGGCGGTCGAGAAGGCTATGAATCATTGCTGAATACCGACATGAAATTTGAACAAGAGAATATGGCCAGATTCTTCCATATGGCGATTGATTATGCGAAAGAAATTGGTTTTGAAGGTCAATTTTTAATTGAACCTAAACCAAAAGAACCTACGAAACACCAATATGATTTTGATGCGGCCACTACGATCGCGTTCTTGAAAACGTATGATTTAGACAAAGACTTTAAATTGAATCTGGAAGCGAACCACGCCACATTAGCGGGACATACATTTGAACATGAAATTCGCGTAGCCAGAATCCACGGACTTCTTGGTTCATTGGATGCCAACCAAGGGGACCCGCTTCTTGGATGGGATACAGACGAATTTCCAACGGACTTGTATGCAACGACTCTTACGATGTATGAAGTTCTTAAAAATGGCGGTCTCGGAAAAGGCGGATTAAACTTCGATGCCAAGCCGCGTAGATCTTCCTTTATGCCTGATGATTTATTCTACTCTCATATCGCCGGAATGGACAGCTATGCTCTAGGTTTAAAAGTAGCGAATCGACTCATTGAAGATCGTGTTTTTGATGATTTCATCGAAGAACGCTACAGCAGTTATAAAGAAGGCATCGGCGCCGAAATTGTTTCCGGTAAAGCTGATTTTAAATCACTAGAAAACTATATTATTGATAAAAAAGAAATTGTCAATGAGTCTGGTAGAATAGAAAAATTAAAAACTACCTTGAATCAGTACATTGTTCAAGAAGCATATGCCGAAAATTTCGCTTAA
- a CDS encoding GNAT family N-acetyltransferase, whose product MKWIIRKMEKEDIQQVAKRSWDDTYEGIIPHKIQESFLRSAYHDEMMLRRLEQSFIFVSEANGKVVGFANFSPVKENGTTELLAIYLLPEYQGKGIGTALLKEGIKNLAGAKAVFVDVEKDNQIGTNFYKAKGFEIVSEFDDNFDGHILKTVRMVLKIRRPPETSIKVYIGRSFK is encoded by the coding sequence ATGAAATGGATCATTCGCAAAATGGAAAAAGAAGACATACAACAAGTTGCCAAAAGAAGCTGGGATGATACCTATGAAGGTATCATCCCCCATAAAATTCAGGAAAGTTTCTTACGTTCCGCCTATCATGACGAAATGATGCTTAGACGTTTAGAGCAGTCTTTTATATTCGTTTCAGAAGCTAACGGCAAAGTTGTAGGTTTCGCAAACTTTTCCCCGGTAAAAGAAAATGGAACGACTGAACTGCTAGCAATTTATCTACTTCCGGAATATCAAGGTAAAGGAATTGGAACTGCATTGTTAAAAGAGGGAATCAAAAATTTAGCGGGAGCAAAAGCGGTTTTCGTTGACGTAGAAAAAGACAACCAAATCGGAACAAACTTCTATAAAGCGAAAGGATTTGAAATAGTTTCTGAATTTGACGATAACTTTGATGGGCATATTCTAAAAACAGTCAGAATGGTCTTAAAAATTCGAAGACCTCCTGAAACATCAATAAAGGTGTACATTGGCAGGTCATTCAAATAA
- a CDS encoding CotS family spore coat protein produces MEKTFIEPWEVNETTHEFFVPDYINKLADKVLKHYDFSVKSMQVVTTKPDKGGCIWKIETSKGPKSLKLLHRRPTRSLFSLGAQEYLVDVRHARVPPIVKTKDGANYVEAGGKLWFVAEWIESLTPVTKDLEGAKLLCSALGEFHRLSKGYVPPRQAETSSRLHKWRSNYENVIMKMDWFRNIAKAYKELPASSYLLDVVDEFEKQARRSLERLDQSKYYELIKHGNSHWGLVHQDYGWSNGQMGKNGMWIIDLDGVAYDLPIRDLRKLISGTMADLYKWDAKWIREMIKAYHESNPISPELYEILMIDLSLPNEFYKNIKEVVYEPELFLNEQTVQLMKTIIETDKTKWPVLEEIQNDWKRVK; encoded by the coding sequence GTGGAGAAGACTTTCATTGAACCATGGGAAGTGAATGAAACCACTCATGAGTTTTTTGTACCTGACTATATTAACAAGTTGGCAGATAAAGTTTTAAAGCATTATGATTTTTCGGTAAAAAGCATGCAGGTCGTGACAACGAAACCTGATAAAGGGGGATGTATTTGGAAGATTGAAACGAGCAAGGGACCGAAAAGCTTAAAGCTGTTGCACAGAAGACCAACCAGGAGTTTATTTAGCTTGGGAGCTCAAGAATATTTAGTTGATGTTCGGCATGCCAGAGTACCGCCCATTGTCAAGACGAAAGATGGAGCCAATTATGTCGAGGCGGGAGGAAAGCTATGGTTCGTCGCAGAGTGGATTGAGTCGTTAACACCTGTTACAAAAGATTTAGAGGGAGCCAAATTGCTTTGTTCCGCACTAGGTGAATTTCATCGATTAAGTAAAGGCTATGTCCCCCCGCGCCAAGCAGAAACATCTTCAAGATTGCACAAATGGCGAAGCAATTATGAAAACGTCATTATGAAAATGGATTGGTTTCGAAACATTGCTAAAGCTTATAAAGAGCTTCCCGCAAGTTCGTATTTATTAGACGTGGTAGATGAATTTGAAAAGCAAGCTCGAAGAAGTCTGGAAAGACTGGATCAATCTAAGTATTATGAATTAATCAAACATGGCAATTCCCATTGGGGCTTAGTTCATCAGGATTATGGCTGGTCTAATGGCCAAATGGGCAAGAACGGGATGTGGATTATCGACCTTGATGGTGTTGCCTATGATCTCCCGATTCGTGATTTAAGAAAGCTGATTTCGGGAACCATGGCGGACTTATATAAATGGGATGCAAAGTGGATAAGAGAGATGATTAAAGCTTATCATGAATCAAATCCCATCTCTCCTGAATTATATGAGATTCTTATGATTGATTTATCACTTCCGAATGAATTCTATAAAAATATAAAAGAAGTTGTGTATGAACCTGAATTGTTTCTAAATGAACAAACTGTACAATTAATGAAAACCATTATCGAAACGGATAAGACTAAATGGCCGGTCTTGGAGGAAATTCAAAATGATTGGAAGAGAGTGAAATGA